TTTTGTCTGGCAAAGAAGCCTAAAGTTTCGAGATCCATCGGAATTCCGTACCGTTGTATATCAAGACCACTAAACCGTTCGCCTTGATGTCGCTTGGACTGATCGACGTAGCATCCGCATTTATAATATTCTGCGCCGTCATGCCGTTGATAGAAAGTTGTGGAAGATGAGTATTTGCTACGTTTGCTTGAAAAGCTAAGTAAAGACCCGCAGTATATGAATCTATTCCATCTATCGTTATGCTATAAACTATATTGGTTCCTACTACACTGGAGGTGCTTGTGCCGCCCCAGTTCAAAGAGCCGTTCAAAACGGTATTGCCGCAGCCCTCGGCCTCGCAATGACGGGGCGATGGTGCGGAAAGGATTATCTAATCAGCACGATCTTCTCCACCAGCTCGCTCTCCCCTTTTTGCGCGCGGGCAAAATATACCCCCGAAGGCAACCTGGCGCCGCTACTGTCTCTGCCGTCCCAGACAACAACGGAGTTGCCGTCAGTGGAAAGCGCAGCGCTTAGATCGCGAACCGGCCTGCCAGTGATGTCGAATATCGCAAGTGAGGTCGCAAGCGGTGCCGCAATCGACACATCGGCGTTGAAAGGATTCGGGTGCGCGTTAAGCGCGAAAACAAGCGGCCTATCGGTCTCGCCGATGCCGGTATATGCCGTATGGAAGCTGAAACAGAATGTGTCCGCAGCATTGACATCACAGAAAACGGTATCTACCCGGTCCCAAACCTGCGTAAGGCAAATCTCGATCTCTGCGGAATCGGGCCATGGTGCGCCATAATCGAAAGTCAATATTGAATCGACAAAACTCAATCCAGGAGAAGTAATACTATATGCAGTTCTGACACCATCTATATCCACTCGAAGGCGAATACTCGATGTGTCAACCCCAGCCGGCCAGTCATGGATCTGTAAAATTACGGGTATAAGTGAATCGCCAATTAGAGAGCCATCGGGTGGATATGGAGAATCTATCACCGGCGCATAAAGGTCCACCCAGAAAGCACTCACAACCGGGATAGAATCCGGGATACAACCATCGGAGTCCGATACCGCAACAACACCGTTGTAAATTTTGTTTCCATGATATAGGAAATAAAAAGGAATCCTCAACAAAGCGGTATCAGCGATCATTGTAATCATAGAGTCGTTTTGGTATTTTAAATATGGGCCTATCTGGAAAATCAAGCTAGCCGGGTCTATTCCACCATCGTCTTCGATAAGGTATTTGGCATGTATATGGACACCGGTGCAGGAAACTGCGTGGTCGGGGACCTTCAAACCGCGCACAACAGGTGGAACACCCACCGGATCCGGTATCTGGACGTGAGTCGTTTCCTCGACATCAGTGAAACCCGATGTCGAGGAAGTAACTCTGGCTATTATTGATACATCCGTTGGTCCAAATGTAAAATACGAGGTATCTGCTTCTATCAGCCAATTAACCATTATGGTGGAATCGGGAATCAGCATCATATCGAAATTCACGCAAGTATCATCCAGCGTGTGCCATGGATCGATAGCAACCGATAATCCTTCGCCTAGGGAAAGGCAAATCATCAGTGAGTCTATTCCCGGTGAAAGGTCTAAATTGTGAACTAAAACAGCTGCTTCGAATGGATTTTGCGCCCATTTGTCGCATGCTGAACCGACCGAATTTGGAATAAGCGGCATAATAATATAATGAGAACCCTCTTCTGGTGCCTCCCCAAAGCCATATATAGTATTGACCTCAGCAAATTTATTTGGGCTGATCTGTCGTTCATCCCACACCATTGTTACGCCAGAATCATAGTAGTTACGCCCTACGATATCTGAATCCGGAGCCCAGCAATCGGAGTATAAATATGATTGGTGTCCAAAAGCAAAAATATCTGGTTTTATAGCAACACCTCTAAGAAGCCCTCTTGCAACAACTTGATCTGATCCTGCTCCAGGTCCCCGTTCGAAAGCCTGCCAGAAATAGGGCACTGCATCCCCGATTAAAACATTCCCCAAGTCTGTATAGACTCCACCCATCGCAATAGGGGCGGCATCGTTCGAGCCTACCAAAACATCGATATTCTGTAAAAAGGCAATTTTATGCATCACATCATCGATATTCAAAAACATATATGAAATCTCGACAGCTGGGGCGTCATCTATAATAACCGCTTTCAGTCTTTGAGTTAGAATAATAGCACCGCCCAATGTATCCATCGGGATATTCCACTGAGTTGCAAATCCATCATAAAAAGTGCTTATCGGCCCGGAATAGGGCCTTAAATGTATCCCGCCACATGTGAATTGATAAGTTTCGTCATTTGAATAAAGAACGCTGTCGATCATCACAATAAAATGGCTAGCCTTGCGGCTCCATGCGTGTCCGAAATCAAACATCAGCTTTCTGCCTGAAGCACCTACAGTGTCACCTATTCCGAAAAA
The DNA window shown above is from bacterium and carries:
- a CDS encoding T9SS type A sorting domain-containing protein, producing the protein MKYLILFLLILSTAFGQYVVTAAGGIVIELDTLDGFFGIGDTVGASGRKLMFDFGHAWSRKASHFIVMIDSVLYSNDETYQFTCGGIHLRPYSGPISTFYDGFATQWNIPMDTLGGAIILTQRLKAVIIDDAPAVEISYMFLNIDDVMHKIAFLQNIDVLVGSNDAAPIAMGGVYTDLGNVLIGDAVPYFWQAFERGPGAGSDQVVARGLLRGVAIKPDIFAFGHQSYLYSDCWAPDSDIVGRNYYDSGVTMVWDERQISPNKFAEVNTIYGFGEAPEEGSHYIIMPLIPNSVGSACDKWAQNPFEAAVLVHNLDLSPGIDSLMICLSLGEGLSVAIDPWHTLDDTCVNFDMMLIPDSTIMVNWLIEADTSYFTFGPTDVSIIARVTSSTSGFTDVEETTHVQIPDPVGVPPVVRGLKVPDHAVSCTGVHIHAKYLIEDDGGIDPASLIFQIGPYLKYQNDSMITMIADTALLRIPFYFLYHGNKIYNGVVAVSDSDGCIPDSIPVVSAFWVDLYAPVIDSPYPPDGSLIGDSLIPVILQIHDWPAGVDTSSIRLRVDIDGVRTAYSITSPGLSFVDSILTFDYGAPWPDSAEIEICLTQVWDRVDTVFCDVNAADTFCFSFHTAYTGIGETDRPLVFALNAHPNPFNADVSIAAPLATSLAIFDITGRPVRDLSAALSTDGNSVVVWDGRDSSGARLPSGVYFARAQKGESELVEKIVLIR